Within Vicia villosa cultivar HV-30 ecotype Madison, WI linkage group LG1, Vvil1.0, whole genome shotgun sequence, the genomic segment AATTACCTAGTTACACAAGACTACTTAGAATTACAAGAACACAAGTCAACAACTACCAAGCATGGGCAACAAACTCAATTACACAAGACTACATAAATTTACAAGAACTTATTAGGGAATTTAATGATGGTGATGTTCCAGGGACCTCATATCAAACATCTGGGGTGCATTAATAGAGAACAGTACGAGAAAGAGTACCTATAGGGTGTGGAACCGGTGACATTTATGATCAAGTGGGTGTATTAGTGTAAAAAAATATTATCGTTTTGCAATccgatttaaattaaatattaatttttattcaattttttaaatagttaattaaattaaaaaactacAATACAAAGAAGCCGGATGAAATGGCGATTGCTCGGATGGTTTGTACATAATCTCTAATTCAATTGGCTAGGCATAATGGAATCACCAATTCAGTTGGCTAGACTTTTTAATTGTTCAATGGAGTCAATTGGATTGACATGTGCTATgcattacattttttttttaaaacatggatactttagattttttttaaagaattttattGAAAATCATGGTTATTTTCTGATAAAAAAATCCacatcaaaatattataaattaaatatgcaTAAAATCTATCTTTTATAACattatcttttataaaaaaaattaatgtctatatttatttttaacaaagtcaaatttaaaatttataataaataatttataatttatgagtaatgctAACACGTGCGCAAGAGACACACGTTAATAGTTAAATAtagactttttaaaaaaattatgtattattttaataaaaagtttataatttattttttcatttttaagttTATGTGACACGTTAGCATTACCCATAATTTATAAATtcatatgatttttttataatttattattttaaaattaacatTAATTTTACTATGCTAAATTTTAAATAGTCTCCAGTGTTGTCTAAGGCATAACAATTAGACCCATCCCCAATAGATATTTGTAAAAATTATTCTTAATGGATAGAGTAATAGCTCCCAAAATATGTACAAGCATGAGCAtgtaaaattatccaataaaatAAACGGATATATATGCAGATACAAATACTTTAGTTTCCACCCTACTCCATACCtgcaaaatatatatttatgtattttaattctaattataaagtaCACATGTTAATTCTTACTTCTTACGTTCGCACCTAAATAACAAACCATATCTTACTACTTTcatattattttaatacatttatttttaaaatttaattaaaatacaatctaaaaaatattttcaaacattttatttatttactaaacatatttataagaataaaattcttgacaataatatttttaaaaataatattttcaaaaatttaattttaatcaatcaaACAAACATGTCCTTAATATATTTATCTAGCTTCTCTATATATGAtaatttagaaaattaattttatattataatactCCAGTACTTATTTTTTCCTCCAAAAACACTTCAACATGACACCACGTAATAAAATCCCGCCACGTGGCTCATTTGACAGTTTCACAAACGCTACTATCACAAACCACTTCTCTTCCTCTTGGGTTGTGTCATATCAGGGGACAATTTCAATTGTCTTTGTCCAAACCAAAACCAACGGCGCAGATCCCCTCCCTATTTCCCTCATCAAAATCCACACCGTTAATTTCAGAATCTAAGTTCTTTACACCGTGTCTCTAACGTGTTCGGTACGTGTTCATAAATTCTCGCTCAACCTTAATCTTTTCTTTAATTACCTAAAGATTAAAAGGTAAACACTTGATTACTCTAAttaaagaaaacaaatattttccatttttttttctcttttcgtatttaatttcttttctcaTTTTTCCAACCACCATAAAACGCGGTCCATTTGTCCCAATATAACCCCTCACCTTCCTTCTAGGGTTCCATGTCTCAATTTCTTCCTTAATTCCCAAATTTTCTCAATTTTCTTTCAGATTAGACACTTTTCAAATTCTCTTCTTTCGGATTCCTACCTTTCAATTTTCAATCTATTGTTTCTTCTTTATTCTTCCAATTTCCGATTTGTTTGATTTGCTGATTTTAGGGTTTCTGATTTTCAgcattttgaaattttgaaatcgaAGGTAGAAAGTTTCGAATTCGGTGAGTTTGTTGCGAGAATGCCAGCGACGGACTATCAGAGTTCGTCTCCTTCATCGTTAACGCAGTTCGGTCGTTCAATTCTAAGCTTTCGTCGTGAACAGGTTCATTCAATGGAGGGGTCAACGTTAGAGATTGAACTCGATGCTTTTCAAGTGCATGTTACTGATCGATTTCTTGATCTATCTTCTGTTGGTCAGGATGATTTGCTTTCATTGAAATGGATTGGGAAGCTTCTGGATTGTTTTCTGGTTTGTCAGGAGGAGTTTAAGGCTATCCTGTATAGCCATAAGGTACAGGCGTCGAGATCGCCGTTGGATCGAATGGTGTCGGATTATTTTGAGCGGAGTGTTAAGGCTTTGGATGTTTGTAATGCGATTCGGGATGGGGTGGAGCAGATTCGGCTTTGGCAGAAGCTGTTGGAGATTGTTCTTTATGCGTTGGATCATGATAGGAGTATCGGTGAAGGGCACTTTCGGAGAGCGAAGAAGGCGCTGATTGATTTGTCGATTAGTATGCTCGATGATAATAAGGATTCTAGTGGGTCGGTTGCGCAGAGGAATCGATCTTTCGGGAGGAACAATGGTAGAGATAAAGATCATAGCCATGGGAATAGTCATGGGAATAACAACTATCAACATCGGTCTTTGGGGCATTTTAGGTCACTTTCATGGAGTGTTTCTCGTACTTGGTCTGCTGCTAGACAACTCCAAGCAATTGGGAATAATATTAATCCTCCGAAAGCGAATGATCTTATTGCGACTAACGGTCTTGCAATGACGGTGTATGTTATGAATTCGGTCTTGTTGTTTGTTATGTGGGCTCTTGTGGCTGCGATTCCTTGTCAAGACCGCGGATTGCAAGTGCATTTCACCATTCCAAGGAGCTACACTTGGGCTATTCCGTTGCTCGCGCTCCACGATAGGATCTTGGAGGAGTCTAAGAAGCGCGAAAGGAAGAATGCTTGTGGCTTGCTGAGAGAGATTCAACAGATTGAGAAATCTGTTAGACAGATGAGCGAATTGGCTGATTCGGCGCAGTTTCCGTTAACGGAGGAGAAGGAAACAGAAGTTAGGCAGAGAGTTCAAGAGGTGTCAAAGGTTTGTGATGCTTTGAAAGATGGACTCGATCCGTTGGAGCGCCAAGTGAGGGAAGTTTTCCATAGAATTGTGCGGAGCCGAACCGAAGGGCTTGACTCTCTTGGTAGTAGGCCAAACAATGCTGAATAACAAGTGATGCAATTTAGAATTTGTGATGATAACATTATAGTTTGATTTTGCTTTCATAGAAATAGAAAACTACAAAAGGAGCAAGGGATTGTATAGGGAGATTGTTGATTTGAATTGAAGTTTATTCCAAGAATTAAGTGGTAAGGGGGAGGAGAGATTCTTGTAGTTAAAAAATCATGTGAAATACTGTTTGCTTATTTCTCCCCTCTTGTTATTGTCTTGAGATTTTCGATTTTCATTTGTATAACCAATCTTCTCATATTCCTTGCTGCATCCTCATTGTAGCTGATTTTGTTTATGAATAATTATTTGATAAATCTCCTTTTTTTTTGTTCATATACTTACAAATTTGTGTTCTGGATTATATGATTCAACAAAGATTTTTGTTATTGCAATTTGTCTTATAAGTGTATTTGATTAGGTAATCAAATCCTACAATGTTCTAGTGTCTCCTACCTCTTGAGTCACTCTTCACAGTCACTAGCCATATCCAGATTCCTAGTACACAGAGAATCATGCATTTGACACAGTCATGCTATATGGATTGGTGGATCACAATTTGACAACTCATGTTCCAACTCTGATATAAGAATGTGGCCTGTCCAATAAAAAAATGTGGCCTGTCCAATCTTTGATCTAGATAGGTGACTGTGTGTGAATGCATGAAAAATTCAAATCTTGAAATTAGGAAAATCACTAGCTTTTTGTTTTCTGTCTTATTTGGTTAATTTTTTTCCTTGTTAAGGTTTCTGTCACATGTACCCTTTCTGTCCTATATTGAATCTCTATAATGAATTTGGAAGTGAATGTTGATTAagaaattttgtttaaaaatggaTGTCAAATTTACTTTAAGTCTCAAATATGGTACAgcataaaaaattgttttgtaTTATATTGTAATGTTATATTCGGTACTTATTTTGCGAATTAAACGGCACCCTTAAACAACAAGATATTTAAAAATACATGTATGGTGTTCACTGTTATGGTTGTGTTTTGGATGCAGTCCACAGTTATGAAAAATTCGAGTGAAATGATGAATTTCCAGTCAAGTCAATGTATGGACTTTGACTTGGCTTTTAGCCATCCAGAACCTAATCTCTTGGCAATATAACACTACTGGTCAAGATAAAATTTATTGACTAGATGTCAATGTAGTACTTGTTTATTCTTTATGACCTCTTCTAAACCctttttttaagtaattttatgtTACTAGTGTTTGACACACTAAATGTGTCTTTTGTTTTGATTCAACATGGTAAGGCTGTAATGTTTTCTGGATACAAATAAACTATGtttctttattactattattttactTAACACAATATTATAGTCTACTTTAACTAACTTTTGTAGTCATGAGACAAAAATTCAAGTATCTTAAATAGTGTTTTAAAATTATGTTAATTTATGTAAGTGTCTCTTTATCTATCTGTATGCACATGCTGTGTCTGCTGCAACTTGCTCTTAGGTTTTGAAGAATAAATGGATTTTGCTTCACTAGCAAACTATTGTCTTTCCAGCTCAATATACCAAAAAATTATGATTGGTAACGGCATGCTCTTTATCATATACCATATAGTTTTAAATtgtaaactaaattaaataaaaattaatttaattttaacttgTAAAAAGTTACATTTTTAGATGGCCAACAAGCTGCTTTTGAAAATAGCATAGTGCCCATCTTATGCATATGGTGGTTActggttaaaataattgattggTCCACTAAAGCTTCTTAGTTGGTTGATTAAACTATATACTTAAGAGCAATTATTTTAGTACCCTAGTGGCcccaaaacaaaattttcatttatatCGACAAAGAAATAAACCTATAATCTTTTTTGTTGGTAATAACTCAAATTGGAAATTTAAAGGTTAATATTCGTTATTTAGTGAGAATGTTCAGttcaattattttaatgttaGTTATCTTATCCACTTAAAAAATCTGCCCATATTGTTTTAGGATATTTTCACTTAATAGTTTATATCATGAAATTTTCTGATATTTTTCTTTAAGCATACATTTACATATTATTATACTTGCATATTAATAAAGAGTTTGCTTTCATATGCAATATGTAGCTATAGTATGATGACACTTAAATGTTATTAGAATTGTGATCGAGTCtaattaaatcatataaaattgaGTTTAAAGGTAAATTACTCttacatataattatatattgaAATTATATCATTTTAGATATGACACACCTTCACATGTCCAATATTATTAGTTAGATTTAAAGTATGAATACAATATTATTCGTTAGATTTGAAGTATGAATATAAATGGTAGGTAGTTTGATAGATGAAACCTAATAGTAAGTGATCAAACAAATCTTGAACATGCCTCAAAAACATTTTACCATTGTGGTTGAGTTTTGTTTCGAGTTGGAACAAAAAATATGTGTGATTAAGGAACAAACTCTTTATAGTGCGGTGACGAGAACTTCTGGTACGACGAAGTGAGAGGACCTTCAAGGTTAGCACTCTAACGACCAAATTAATGAAGCTTCAAAAATATATAGTTTGAAAGTGAGAATGAGATAACGCGTGGTgaggattatatatatatatatatatatatatatatatatatatatatatatatatatatatatatatatatatatatatatatatatatatataatgtggtTGAAACTGCACTGTCTAACTCGACATATGACACGGGGATCTGTCTGATCATATCCAACTACATAGGAAGTTTGGGGGTTATGATCAAATATCATGTGTCTCGAGTAAGCTCCACCTATCCTATTTGGTGAACTATTGGATTGAGCCTTCATAATTTGATTTGCTGATTTAAGTCTTTACCTGACGCAAAACAAGTCtaacacaattaaaaaaaataatttgtaaGGTGATGATTGCACTCACTTAGAAAGATACATTGATACCATATTCTTTTTAATGTGAAACTTTTTAACAAATATCAACCAAATTAATTTTACctttttattaattgtaaaattgaactttttaaaaataaagaagTGAAATGTGTTGCAATTTAATCCTAGGTTGACAAATTATAATTAAATGTCTTTACAACTATCAACTAAACCAAATTAGCACAACTAAatcacttttttattaaaaaaagttaaaaatactaaaattatttataaactcGTTCTAGCATAAAACATGCTAAGAAATGATAGCACCACAACAATTAGAGAGTTGTGCAAAAACCAAACTAATAAATCTGATTTTTTGAAACAATTGAAAGAATATATGGTTTACAGAAATCAAAGATAAATTCTTCGACCTAGGGTTATTTTATGTTATCACATTTTTCAcgtcattattaaaaaaaaaacagtttgttTGCCTCCAAATTTGTATAAGAGGTTAGAGGTGTGCATGTATCAATAACCAAATcaaattgaaccatatatatggtttgaTTTGGAtcttaaaatcatttttttaaaattggtttatttttttaaaatcggtTTACATGTGAACCGGTTCAGTTTTAAACCGGTTTTTTTATAAaagccaatttttttaaaaaatcagttTAAAACCGATTTCtcttaaaacaaattttttattttctttaaaaaaatcagttttataaaaactcaattttaaaagaaatttaatataTGAAAATCGAACACATTTGAGCACCTCCTAACTCCCGCTCCCGCACTTATAATGTTGATCTATGGAGGTGCTAAGATATAGAGAGGAGCTGTAACCCACAGCCGGGCTTTTATACATAGTTAATGTGTGAACAAATTTGATAGATTATAATCCAACACATCAATACTATACTAAGAAAACTAATGCCTCATTTATTTACATTCTAATCCCATAATAATCCATAGATTAATGATATTTTAAGGTTAAAACAGTCATTACGGgttaatttcattttaattaattatttattaattatttatgttattattaatGCTAATACAATCATCACATAGGCTTTTCCAATACCCAACCTTCTTTCAGATATCCCATATTAATAATTTGATACAAACCTACATCTTCCCTATTCACGTCAAACTATGCTTTTGAAAAAATGCACTTTCCAATGAAGCAAACTCATTCATGCTTGCGGCTCTGCACATTCATAGAGGTGGGTGTATTCAATTCATACAAAACCTTTGATCTCTGCATTTCAtctatattaattcaaaaattcCCAAACCCTTACATATGCCATCGCCCCCTCCCCAATATTCCAACATTTCCCAGCAACATGTCTTGCAGAACCGATTTCGTTGGTGATATTGATGACTCGAAAGAAACATTTCCCTCCCCAATATTCCAACATTTCTAAACCCTTGCATATACCGTCCTCTTTCAATTTCTTCTTCTCACCGTCAAACGGAAGCCCCGTCTTCAAAACGCAGGCCATCTCCTCGCTCCGATCCGAACGGTAGCCTTTGTAATTTGATTCTGGTCTGATTCGCAactcttcttcactttctcatGAACATGCAACGATAGCCTTCGATGTGGGTTTGAATCGCTGAGGTTGAATCGTcatatgaagatgatgatgttacATTCTTGAAACCAGTTCTGAATCTTCAAAACAGGGTGAgatctttttgaattttttgttctTTCTTTAATCTCTCTCAATGATTCTaactttatttatgtttctgttttctgaATTTGGTGATTATTATTATAGATTTGGAAGAAATtgattttttgttgttgattaTGAATTGAACAGAGAATGTGGAAGTTTCTTTTGGAGACGATGAGTACCGTATTTGAGTGATATGAACTCAAATACTGCGAACTTTACTGATGGTAGTTGAAATCTACTAGATTTCACTCTTTTCATTTTTTGTtggtattttgaaaattttattggtgGGTGTGATCTTTGTTATAGAATAATGATGGTAATTATAGAATAACCAGATCTTTGACAACAtttgataatttatttatttctaatcagaaatttggttgtttattaatatatttgttgAAATTGCTTTATTTTTTTGTGAAGGTTGAGCTTAAAGAGAAGTCTACAATCAAATAATATTGTGAATGATCCAAGCACTTTTTTCGTTTTCAAGTTCAGAACGTtaatgaaacttttttttttcattctttcatattttttatgtttttatactGTATTGATGTTTCCATTTTCAAGTTCTTGAGATTGTTTTCTCCAAGAAATTGGACCATAATTTCCAATTCAATTCTTTCCGCCATGTTATAGATTGTTTGTtataaacatttttaaaagttCCAACCTTTCCAAGTTGAATAACTTTTGTAAATTTTGTTTCTTTGGTTTTCTGAAAGTGCAGGAATTTATCTTCATGATTTCTATGTTATGTAACTTTAGTATCTAATGGAGGGAGAGACTATAGTTAGTAAATTATAGGTTCTCTTTGAAACCAAATGTGACTGAGTGTAAATTTGTTTATGAAGTTGATTTTTGTTCCTTAGTTGAAGGATTTTGTTTTCTTAACTCATCAAATGATCTATGTGTGAAAGAGATATTGTGTAAAAACATAGTAAAAagatatattaaatatttgtatAATGATTGTTATTACTTTAATTTCTAATgcaattgaattatttttaatgtgaATTTGTTTCTATCTTGATTCTTCGGTATATTATATAGTAgcaataaaattctaaaataattcACATAATATTCACTCACAATTACAATAAAAATACTATATAACAATCCATTTATAACATACCTTTTTATActaatttattctttaaatttatcTATAACTATTAATCTATGTGATATGTGGATAATAATGAACAATAATATCTATTTAGATTTTTAATACAAAGTTATAAACCTTCCTTAATAATGGATCATTTGATTTAAGAAATTTATTTACGTAGATCCTTATTTttataaaaggaaaaatattgtttaaattatttagatttaatttttaacTAATATGTAATTGAGTAAAGTGACAATAATAACACTATGCTATCAATATCGATATTGTGAACGTGACAATAATAACGATACACTATTAATATCAATATTGTGAGTAAATAATAATCAAGTttaatatctattttttattactattaatccttattattcaataataataatatgctattattaatattattaatatttaattttttgaattttaaaatcgaaaaatttaatatttatgatatattttattttaaactctaaaccctaaatattttaattaaatcctcatttattaactttaatttatagtTCTTATGCAACAGTGATGATTActactttttaaaacatttttaaattaaaaaataagaaattaaattaaattcattctcacattcattatgattatttttaaaacagattattaaatatttatttaatatatgatcataaaatcatataatattaaTAGAATTCATGTCTAAGACGAATTATTAAtgaattattttttcatttttaatatgtCATTTTTAATATCAtgtcatttttaaattttatttgtttctttgtatataatatagaatataatattttgattagtgCATGTTAAATTAGATAAGTTATAGCTATATGAGGATGTGATTGAAAAAGTGCAAATTCGAATTAACTACATTtcacttattatttttaaatgatgaaattatgattaaaaaaatgttttggttaTGATatgttgtttataattaaaaaaatgttttttttaataaaaatatgtttttaaatgtGATTTCCTATAGAATATGTGTTGtaaataaatatatgttttataaatagaaaaacaTGATTTTCTAAAACACAATTTCATAATTTTATGGCTAGACTTGCCCAATTTTTCAGATGTTTCCTATACCCGCCTAATATATATTtggtttataatgcaataatgatTCATTTGAATTGCATAATGACTTATCCCATTTTTCATTAACTATATCATTTTTGTTTACACAACAATAATGATTCATTTGAATTGCATAAAttatattctatattttattatgtacttaatatttatgaaaaactaataattaatattttattattatatcaaatcttcaaatttaataataaaatagtatACTACCAATTTAcgtaattaacttaattaatatagtttaatagcCTCATTTAGTACCCTTAAATGTCATTTTACGTTaaagattaaattaatttaaaaaatctgctataatcattattaaaatggCAGGCTAATTAATAGTGCAAATAAATTCAGATTTTTGTAATGTTACCAATGCAGGTACACGAATTTATTGGGCAAATACTGTTAAGCCATATTGATCTTTACATTTTCCCACATGGCCTGCATAATTATTATTGCAGTGGAAAACGTAGAGACTTAACTTTTAACCAATTCCCACGATTAAATTTTTGTGGTTCCAACCATTTCTATGCCTTTTCATATTTCTTTCACACATTAACCAAAGTATTCATTGATTCCAACAATATTTTATgacatttgaaatttcttcacacattaaagtgtattctaacatatttttataattattgtacAATGGATCATAATATCAAACGTACAAGGAGATTAGGAGAAAATGAGATACATAAGGGAAAATGAGATACATAAGGAAAAGTCACGCGGGGAAAAGGAAAAGTCAAAAAAAGGTAAGATGGAGGAAAAGGAAAAGTCACCATGcgctttgaatttttatttacaaCTAAACATTGTaataaaattattgatttattgaCAAAACAATAtacattatatataaaaaattataaaattattaggtaaatttattttttatattcttcaaaaataaaatactattcaacaaaaaacaagaaaattatttcaataacaataaaaataattttacaaagttTTATTTATCTAAAAAAACTATGCTTTAAGAGAGTTAATTTTATgtgttattatataatttttaatctaaaaattaGATTAGACTATTCATTAGTACTACTATTTTtcaactattttaaaaaaaaaatgaaaaaatatgtactttttattataaaataattatcttatttttaataaAGATTAAGATAagtgatttatttaatataatttttttaattataatattcatttcaattacataaattttattctctttattttaaaactttttttattataatattcatCTGAATTGCAATATAATTAATAGTGTATATTAATTAtcagattttattaatattttagacTATTGATTTACCGAATATTCATTACTTTTATATAATTGTTTAAGATTTTACTGTGTGTCATATACAAGTTTGTACAAATTTATTGATAGCTTTGAAAGATAAAATATTGATGGCATTCataaatttgattttgttttccAGACTATTTTGATGTATTTTCTTTTATTACAATTTATTTGAATTGATTCCTATAAACTTTAATTCATATTAGTTTTAATGCATATTTGTTTAAAAAGGTGTTCAATTTTttaatgttgactttgatttgaaaGTCGCATatatctttattttctttgttttttatattaaaatataaatttttcgaCGAGTCGAgattacttaatttatatatcttttatatgtATTTCTTAATCATCACTATaccatatttatttactatttataacgatATTACGCTAACCGTCTGAACGTACGAATAGGTGAATactttattatttcatttattttttctacaaaAATATACATTTTCTACGGGCCGAAACtacttaatttttaaatattgtatatacatttcttaaccatcactatactatatttatttactatttataacgacATTATGTGACCCGTTCGAACGACCGATAAATAATTACTTAATTATATCATTTATTTgttctactaaaatatacattttcgaCCACCCGATACAAGAATAGTAAATCattaagaaatttttgaaaaaaataagaaattaattgATTTAGTACTGTAATATTTGAACATTTTTACGAtgagtttttatatatatatatatagaaatggTGTATTTGTTGTATTTATAGTGGTCTTAAATGTTAAGAAGTGcaaaaacaaacatttattattctttttgcaaaaacaaaaatttgaatgttttgaatattttaaatttttttaaacttcaTTAATTACAGTCCCAAATGCTTTTTCTGACGAATAAAATAACGATAAAATATGTAGTATaagttattttattcaaattagttTATTCCAATTactttattcaaattattttattcaaattactttttaatatttaattttatattttgatttggtCTTAACAATATGCAAATCATATTTAcacttattaatatataaactagcatatgatttaaaatatcttgacttttaataattataagtataatatatttattttgggaaagataatatatttattcttaacgatgacaatttgtttttatatttaaaaaattagatcATTTAATACCTGTTACCAAATCAATATAATCACatacattatatttatttattatttataacattgtaCAATCCATGTGAATACACTGGTAGATGATTACTCATGGTAGATTTATAACGACGGTGAATGATTCATGCGAACGTCTTGTGCTTGAAGGAATTTTCGGTTGTTGGTAATATATTTTTTagcttcttcaaaaaaaaaaatgattcatGCGAACGCACAGGTAAATGActgcttaattatttcatttattttttctacagTATATATTTCTAagtagattaaattaatatttatatgaaaactataatttcaaatattttttctttttaatttgcgtatcttttatatatatttattaactatcgttatatatttatttattatttataaattaaattcattGTCACAatcattatgattatttttaaaacatatcattaaatatttaattaatatatgatcataaaatcatataatatcaatagaatccataaatttacaattcaaaacaatttaaaaattataggcatgtccgacggg encodes:
- the LOC131643634 gene encoding protein BYPASS1-LIKE-like, coding for MPATDYQSSSPSSLTQFGRSILSFRREQVHSMEGSTLEIELDAFQVHVTDRFLDLSSVGQDDLLSLKWIGKLLDCFLVCQEEFKAILYSHKVQASRSPLDRMVSDYFERSVKALDVCNAIRDGVEQIRLWQKLLEIVLYALDHDRSIGEGHFRRAKKALIDLSISMLDDNKDSSGSVAQRNRSFGRNNGRDKDHSHGNSHGNNNYQHRSLGHFRSLSWSVSRTWSAARQLQAIGNNINPPKANDLIATNGLAMTVYVMNSVLLFVMWALVAAIPCQDRGLQVHFTIPRSYTWAIPLLALHDRILEESKKRERKNACGLLREIQQIEKSVRQMSELADSAQFPLTEEKETEVRQRVQEVSKVCDALKDGLDPLERQVREVFHRIVRSRTEGLDSLGSRPNNAE